In Henningerozyma blattae CBS 6284 chromosome 7, complete genome, a single genomic region encodes these proteins:
- the TBLA0G00990 gene encoding uncharacterized protein (similar to Saccharomyces cerevisiae SOM1 (YEL059C-A); ancestral locus Anc_6.12), which produces MAPPVTIQTKEELDILEKVNRKNRKDDTKKSAKPKKYSITQYECFDNDKGQIECFPFKRIFQQVGEYRREITDETTNM; this is translated from the coding sequence aTGGCTCCTCCAGTAACAATTCAAactaaagaagaattagacATTTTAGAAAAAGTAAATCGCAAGAACCGTAAAGACGATACGAAGAAATCAGCTAAACCCaagaaatattcaattactCAGTATGAATGTTTCGATAATGATAAAGGACAAATAGAGTGCTTTccatttaaaagaatatttcaaCAAGTCGGTGAATACCGTAGAGAAATTACTGATGAAACTACGAATATGTAA
- the TBLA0G01000 gene encoding class II fumarate hydratase (similar to Saccharomyces cerevisiae FUM1 (YPL262W); ancestral locus Anc_6.13) yields the protein MPETRIEVDGFGELEVPANKYWGAQTQRALNNFHIGGERERMPEPLILAYGILKKSVAIVNESLGTLDPKISKAIQEAADEVAKGSLNEHFPLVVFQTGSGTQTNMNVNEVISNRAIEILGGQLGSKTVHPNNHVNQSQSTNDSFPTAMHISAVREVVFKLLPELEKLRDALKDKSIEFNKIVKIGRTHLQDATPLTLGQEFSGYVQQVENGITRVQNSLTNLKFIAQGGTAVGTGINTKKDFDILVAKQISLETGIEFKTAPNKFEALASHDAIVECSGALNTLACSLFKISQDIRFLGSGPRCGYGELSLPENEPGSSIMPGKVNPTQNEAMCQACIQVMGNNSAITFAGASGQFELNTYKPLMISNLLNSIRLLTDSCNSFRIHCIVGIRANEDKINKLLNESLMLVTALNPKIGYDAATAIAKDAHKNGLTLKEAALKSKLLTAEQFDEWIVPESMVHPSE from the coding sequence ATGCCAGAAACTAGAATTGAAGTAGATGGGTTTGGGGAATTAGAAGTCCCTGCTAATAAATATTGGGGTGCTCAAACTCAAAGAGCTTTAAACAATTTCCATATTGGTGGGGAAAGAGAACGTATGCCTGAACCACTAATCTTGGCTTATGggatattgaaaaaatcagTTGCCATTGTTAATGAATCATTAGGAACTTTGGATCCCAAGATTTCCAAAGCTATCCAAGAAGCTGCCGATGAAGTCGCAAAGGGCTCATTGAATGAACATTTCCCATTAGTAGTTTTCCAAACCGGTTCTGGTACTCAAACTAATATGAATGTCAATGAGGTTATTTCAAACAGGgcaattgaaatattaggTGGCCAACTGGGTTCAAAGACTGTCCATCCTAATAATCACGTTAACCAATCTCAATCTACAAACGATTCTTTCCCTACTGCTATGCATATTTCTGCTGTCCGTGAAGTTGTATTCAAATTGCTTccagaattagaaaaattaagagaTGCCTTGAAGGATAAATCTATtgaattcaataaaattgttaaaatTGGTAGAACTCATCTTCAAGATGCTACTCCATTAACTTTAGGCCAAGAATTCTCTGGGTATGTGCAACAAGTGGAAAATGGTATTACACGTGTCCAAAATTCTTTAactaatttgaaatttattgcTCAAGGTGGTACCGCTGTAGGTACTGGGATAAATACTAAAAAAGACTTCGACATTCTTGTTGCCAAGCAGATTTCTTTGGAGACTggtattgaatttaaaacagCTCCAAACAAATTCGAGGCACTAGCATCTCATGATGCTATTGTGGAATGTAGTGGTGCTTTAAACACTTTGGCTTgttctttatttaaaatttctcaaGATATTAGATTCTTAGGTTCAGGTCCAAGATGTGGTTATGGTGAATTATCCTTACCTGAAAATGAACCAGGTTCCTCTATCATGCCTGGTAAGGTCAATCCAACTCAAAATGAAGCCATGTGCCAAGCTTGTATTCAAGTCATGGGTAATAATAGTGCTATCACTTTCGCAGGTGCATCAGGtcaatttgaattaaatactTATAAACCTTTAATGATTTCCAATCTATTGAATTCTATTAGATTATTAACTGATTCTTGTAACTCTTTCCGTATTCATTGTATTGTTGGAATTAGGGcaaatgaagataaaattaataaacttttaaacGAATCGTTAATGTTGGTAACTGCCTTGAATCCAAAGATTGGTTATGATGCGGCTACTGCGATTGCCAAAGATGCTCATAAAAATGGATTAACTTTAAAAGAAGCTGCATTGAAATCTAAATTACTAACAGCTGAACAATTCGATGAATGGATCGTACCAGAAAGTATGGTTCATCCAAGcgaataa
- the NPR2 gene encoding nitrogen permease regulating protein NPR2 (similar to Saccharomyces cerevisiae NPR2 (YEL062W); ancestral locus Anc_6.17), translating into MIDHFEGFVPIHTVFYSIFHPTEGTKVRYEFPPGNLQTYNINFDTIKNYIIPKPQLCHKLLTLKYGDYRLVSYPVTINSSLYARNFFSFNFVFVFPINCETSPYEPIIARLGKMFRVLEEQNQLLSRAENDSVYFDNSHSLLSSEQDSIMHQDKNTSILGFSRKRFSFSKRPTDLSLSEYPDNESGSNFSVQDLIMRIFQDLNNYSECLIPIDEGNSVDIKIFPSMVPPSISISYEDVPVAMVDLSHVMDVNWDPTMLKIVPFIDSINSISRIAALSNSDVDFVVECIRHLVYYQLVILSDIFQFTNIYAPTSRLRDFLTDINLATDCQTYVCLPKNSNFGKLPLEKSINTDLDEYSNSGSAIYPNNEILENDDRLRWPMYYKPRNSQSSLSSGISSGNERTSNYLPTKSCLFDLYRSLSQGTVLHDWYNEHYSLIHFNKIDIRRFITFGLVRGLLYRCYAIPIMKNAGIFDILSSLTTSQSSNPYHSNGDDKNGTASTANIRFLNSITDSDIHDLKDDEINNSGSCGIKPSFDVNKLFINGDDHSETTTVKHNSSRDASEHLFSPPPKRQILNSGIADKVLSDIHRKLAKFDDTPRSPIVKRKEDTFRDFSNGSNIVGYGSSNTGNKVSFNLSRDSDTTQNNLDHMNPILDSSKDIIAQQQEKNHIRRLLLESLREADNMDKICIKLQKPRKEVEELLSEIGDYVIINC; encoded by the coding sequence ATGATTGATCATTTTGAAGGGTTTGTTCCTATCCATACTGTTTTTTATTCGATTTTTCACCCAACAGAGGGTACCAAAGTAAGATATGAATTTCCACCCGGCAATCTTCAAacatataatattaacttTGATACcataaagaattatatcATCCCTAAACCACAGTTATGTCATAAACTACTTACTCTAAAATATGGCGATTATAGATTGGTAAGTTATCCGGTTACTATTAATTCCTCCTTATATGCAAGAAACTTTTTCAGTTTCAATTTCGTATTTGTCTTTCCAATTAACTGTGAGACTTCCCCATATGAGCCTATCATAGCAAGGCTTGGAAAGATGTTTCGAGTACTTGAGGAACAAAATCAGTTATTATCTAGAGCTGAAAACGACAGTGTCTATTTTGATAACTCtcattcattattatcatcagaGCAAGATAGCATAATGCACCAAGATAAGAATACTTCCATTTTAGGATTTTCTCGCAAAagattttcattttctaaacGACCTACAGATTTATCACTATCTGAGTATCCTGATAACGAATCTGGGTCCAATTTCTCTGTTCAAGATTTGATTATGAGAATATTTCaagatttgaataattattctgAGTGTTTAATACCAATTGATGAAGGAAATTCTgtagatattaaaattttcccTTCAATGGTACCTCCTTCTATCTCAATATCATATGAGGATGTCCCAGTTGCTATGGTAGATTTGAGCCATGTGATGGATGTTAACTGGGATCCAACAATGCTAAAAATTGTTCCTTTTATTGATAGTATAAATAGCATATCAAGAATTGCAGCATTAAGTAATAGTGATGTTGATTTTGTGGTTGAATGTATCCGTCATTTAGTTTACTATCAATTAGTCATTTTGTCTgatattttccaatttacaaatatatatgctCCAACAAGTCGATTACGCGATTTTTTAACTGATATTAATTTAGCTACTGATTGTCAAACCTACGTATGTTTaccaaaaaattcaaattttggaaaactCCCTCTAGAGAAATCAATTAACACTGATTTGGATGAATATTCTAACTCTGGATCTGCAATATatccaaataatgaaattttggAGAATGATGATCGACTAAGGTGGCCAATGTATTATAAGCCAAGAAATTCACAAAGTAGTTTATCCAGTGGTATTTCGAGTGGGAATGAGCGAACATCAAATTATTTGCCTACTAAATCATGTTTATTTGATCTATATCGATCACTTTCCCAAGGAACAGTGTTACATGATTGGTACAATGAACATTACAGTTTAATtcatttcaataaaattgatattcGACGTTTTATTACGTTTGGTCTTGTGCGAGGCTTATTATATAGATGTTATGCTATACcaattatgaaaaatgCGGGcatatttgatattttatcaaGTTTAACCACTTCTCAATCTTCAAATCCATATCACAGTAATGGGGATGATAAAAATGGAACTGCATCTACTGCAAATATTCGTTTCCTTAACAGTATTACAGATAGCGATATACATGACCtaaaagatgatgaaattaataatagtgGTAGTTGTGGAATAAAGCCATCATTTGatgttaataaattatttatcaatgGAGATGATCATAGTGAGACAACAACTGTAAAGCATAATAGTTCGAGAGATGCATCAGAGCATTTGTTTTCCCCCCCACCTAAACgtcaaatattgaattctGGAATTGCTGATAAGGTTTTGTCAGATATTCATCGAAAACTAGCCAAATTTGATGATACCCCAAGAAGTCCGATtgttaaaagaaaagaggACACTTTTAgagatttttcaaatggtAGCAATATTGTAGGTTATGGTAGCAGTAATACCGGTAACAAagtttcttttaatttatctagAGATTCAGATACTacacaaaataatttagatcATATGAACCCTATTTTAGATAGTAGCAAAGATATAATTGCTCAGCAGCaggaaaaaaatcatattcGTAGATTACTTTTAGAATCTTTAAGAGAAGCTGATAATATGGACAAAATATGTATTAAACTTCAAAAACCAAGAAAAGAAGTAGAAGAGTTACTAAGTGAAATTGGAGATTAcgtaattattaattgctAA
- the MCM10 gene encoding Mcm10p (similar to Saccharomyces cerevisiae MCM10 (YIL150C); ancestral locus Anc_5.703), giving the protein MNDPREVFENDLFDNISPDEDEELELQKQIELIERQKRDLQERLEYKRKVSRAVDPNFISTEGNVDATSESRIQVPGSPEKIKRKHTQLAATPVTKKNTGIQDNPNELKLKNQIEPASVPAGSTAYFMNNFASSKKVEAQKIQDYETLMSARVHSFGNYTNLQKESQIINVEEKEKYSGLWISRRYLKEETIDQLLQDIKILRLNKLFAKIRPPKFESPQYSNWVAVGVITEKSGFKLTSSNTPRKYFKFTIGDFQQNISIFVFNREAIAKYYNLRVGDIICILNPVIAPWRPSEENGYIKSFNLSIQTKYDCIIEIGKSRDLGWCNVPVKSKGGKPCGTPINKTKDKCCEFHRETEFRNAAAKRIELNGSFALGAPTKADTNPSLYKKKTNNIYSKNQFNVVRRRNARKEGDSKLHNSNFRSTNIAKAFFNDEFQNPDIISNLDSKRRKLKDAKRDSELIKELNKTLTKEDNVSKNLEGKSKEDVKEMRNITENIMQIGMLKNIGYDPTHGKMKYLMKKSNGKDPSYTSNRSNAVNDLLHFKKDKVNLKPLKSDLLMKKRKRDEIWNEYFGDQSKSNRDIILSSGDDSDLEIV; this is encoded by the coding sequence ATGAATGATCCTCGTGaagtttttgaaaatgatttgtttgataatatttcaccagatgaagatgaggaGTTAGAACTGCAAAAGCAAATAGAGCTGATAGAACGCCAGAAACGTGATCTTCAAGAAAGGCTGGAGTACAAAAGGAAAGTTAGTCGTGCTGTGGATCCAAATTTCATCTCGACAGAAGGAAATGTAGATGCTACGAGTGAGTCGAGAATCCAGGTCCCAGGTTCTCCagaaaagataaaaagaaaacataCACAGTTGGCTGCCACACCCGTTACTAAGAAAAATACAGGAATACAGGATAATCCTAATGAGCTCAAGctgaaaaatcaaatagaACCCGCAAGTGTTCCAGCAGGGTCTACAGCATATTTTATGAACAATTTTGcttcttcaaaaaaagtTGAGGCTCAAAAGATTCAAGACTATGAGACCTTAATGAGTGCTAGAGTTCATTCATTTGGTAACTATactaatttacaaaaagaaagtcaaataataaatgtagaggaaaaggaaaaatacTCAGGATTATGGATCAGTAGACGGTATTTGAAGGAAGAAACTATTGACCAACTTTTAcaagatataaaaattcttcgACTGAATAAGTTGTTTGCTAAGATAAGGCCAccaaaatttgaatcaCCCCAATATTCCAATTGGGTCGCTGTCGGTGTTATTACAGAAAAGAGTGGCTTTAAGCTAACGTCATCAAACACTCCTaggaaatattttaaatttaccaTTGGTGATTTCcaacaaaatatatcaatcTTTGTATTCAATCGAGAAGCTATTGCCAAATATTATAACCTACGTGTTGGGGATATCATTTGTATACTAAATCCGGTCATTGCACCATGGAGACCATCTGAAGAAAATGgatatattaaatcatttaatttatctattCAAACCAAATATGATTGTATTATAGAGATCGGTAAAAGTCGAGATCTAGGCTGGTGCAACGTTCCTGTTAAGAGTAAGGGTGGAAAACCGTGTGGTACtccaattaataaaacCAAAGATAAATGCTGTGAGTTTCATAGAGAAACTGAATTTAGAAATGCGGCTGCTAAAAGAATAGAATTAAATGGTTCATTTGCACTGGGTGCACCAACAAAAGCAGACACAAATCCATCATTATATAAGAAGAAGACCAATAAcatatattcaaaaaatcaatttaatGTTGTTCGAAGGAGAAATGCTCGTAAAGAAGGGGATTCTAAATTGCACAATAGTAATTTTAGAAGCACAAATATTGCTAAAGCCTTttttaatgatgaatttCAAAACCCGGATATTATTAGCAATTTAGATAGCAAACGACGTAAGTTAAAAGACGCAAAAAGAGATTCAGAACTAATTAAAGAACTAAATAAGACATTAACTAAAGAGGATAATGTAAGCAAGAATTTAGAGGGAAAATCTAAGGAAGATGTAAAAGAAATGAGAAATATtacagaaaatattatgcaAATTGGTATGCTAAAAAACATAGGTTACGACCCAACTCATGGTaagatgaaatatttaatgaaaaagagTAACGGAAAAGATCCTTCATATACAAGTAATAGAAGTAATGCAGTAAACGATTTAttacattttaaaaaagataaagtTAATTTAAAGCCATTGAAAAGTGATTTActtatgaaaaaaagaaaaagggATGAAATTTGGAACGAATATTTTGGAGACCAATCCAAAAGTAATAGGGACATCATATTGAGTAGTGGTGATGATAGTGATTTAGAAATTgtctaa
- the PCC1 gene encoding chromatin DNA-binding EKC/KEOPS complex subunit PCC1 (similar to Saccharomyces cerevisiae PCC1 (YKR095W-A); ancestral locus Anc_5.705) translates to MSKRDNNMQMEHTLTLNIPFATSKQADIACQVLRPDPILRPQDFQVKYTSKGNELVMEFQSIDDRVLRVGVSSVIDSVKTIIETFDELE, encoded by the exons ATGAGTAAACGGGATAATAATATGCAAATGGAACACACATT GACATTAAATATACCATTCGCAACAAGCAAACAAGCTGATATAGCATGCCAAGTACTTAGACCAGATCCCATTTTAAGACCACAAGATTTTCAAGTTAAGTATACTTCAAAAGGAAATGAACTAGTAATGGAGTTTCAGAGTATAGACGATAGAGTTTTGAGAGTTGGCGTGAGTAGTGTTATTGATAGTgttaaaacaattattgAAACATTTGACGAATTAGAGTAA
- the DNL4 gene encoding DNA ligase (ATP) DNL4 (similar to Saccharomyces cerevisiae DNL4 (YOR005C); ancestral locus Anc_6.18) — MNSSNEVIIPVSTTTKESPATTPKNFAPSPDFKWLCDELFVKIDKIREQIKNKTANTISNKPISTRYFDTITHFIKLWRTTIGDDIFPALRLILPYRDRRVYNIKDLTLIRAICSYLKLPKNSVVERRLIRWKYKADRYETLATFCIHEISKRKNEPQVTQVERISIDKLNEILDDLVVNRQNWNNKKRSNLLQVETFKFCLENMTFIELKYFFDIIVKNKILGSLENMFLKIWHPDSKEYLSVVSDLRTLSNKLWNPSIKINNSDLSIKVGYIFAPQLAKRLMLSYDTISNRLNNDFFIEEKMDGERIQLHYMNYGETVKFFSRHGTDYTYLYGNDKSAGTIAKFLRLHKNVKECVLDGEMVTFDSTSKKVLPFGLVKSSASSQLNKKDIDNDSFHPLFMVFDILYLNGSSLIDLPLFKRKEFLNTVLTPYKDYVEILSSIRCTDSIQIKKGLDAAISVGSEGIVLKQYISKYIPNARHNNWIKVKPEYLEEFGENMDLIVIGRDSGKKDCLICGILVTEEKQELSENMKRESEIEIISDSGDDDLDTKPSQGIKKVISFCTIANGLSQNELKEINRITRGAWKNYNNETPPIDVLEFGTKKPVEWIYPQDSVVLEIKARSLDRTDQTQYKYATGCTLYGGYCRQIRQDKDWTSCYTLHDLTYNEIKRHEKKNKNKQTLIRSYSRKKSKIISPAGMLPNGTDLRLISDLFHGLYFYIISDYIPDSDAQRIDREDICSLIIKNGGRVIYNVIAKTYTISKLRILSSKSTIECTDLVRRGYDVINLSWLFDCLQAGVILPLEPAHCLFVSNELLAIATDRIDKFGDSYEATLIDSKLLKLLDSNINKVNRSNSNLLLINKDEGVDSIPIFLFTNRKFFLIKEDILLGDRDTLIFQIKLYGGSLVTKLEDCNIIVGVCGSQLVNKKLGDLRCKLVKQYVDANFPQPIPRAVNVSWITESIKAGYQLSPEDYPIL, encoded by the coding sequence ATGAATTCTTCAAACGAAGTAATAATACCAGTAAGTACAACTACAAAGGAAAGCCCAGCCACAActccaaaaaattttgCACCCTCACCTGATTTCAAATGGTTATgtgatgaattatttgttaaaatagataaaattagagaacaaatcaaaaataaaaccgCTAATACTATATCAAATAAACCTATTTCTACAAGGTATTTTGATACTATAACacattttataaaattatggAGAACCACTATAGGTGATGATATTTTCCCTGCATTGAGATTAATTCTTCCTTATAGAGATCGTAGagtttataatattaaagatcTCACTTTGATTAGAGCTATCTGttcatatttaaaattaccCAAGAATTCAGTAGTGGAACGAAGATTAATTCGTTGGAAATATAAAGCAGATCGTTATGAAACGTTAGCTACATTTTGTATTCATGAAATTTCCAAGAGAAAAAATGAACCGCAAGTCACACAAGTTGAAAGAAtatcaattgataaattgaaCGAAATATTGGATGATTTGGTCGTTAATCGTCAAAATTGGAATAACAAGAAACGttctaatttattacaaGTAGAAACattcaaattttgtttagaaaatatgacatttattgaattaaaatatttttttgacaTCATtgtaaagaataaaatactTGGAAGTCTTGAAAATatgtttttgaaaatatggCATCCAGATTCCAAAGAATATTTGAGTGTTGTATCAGATTTACGTACCctatcaaataaattatggAATCCTtccattaaaattaataattctgatttatcaattaaagtaGGTTATATATTTGCCCCACAATTAGCAAAAAGATTGATGTTATCATATGATACAATATCAAATAGACTTAACaatgattttttcattgaagaaaaaatggaTGGAGAAAGGATTCAGCTACATTACATGAATTACGGTGAAACagtaaaatttttcagcaGGCATGGTACTGATTATACTTACCTTTATGGAAATGATAAATCTGCCGGAACCATTGCTAAGTTTTTACGGCTGCACAAAAACGTGAAAGAATGTGTTCTTGATGGTGAAATGGTTACTTTTGATAGCACAAGTAAAAAGGTTTTACCATTTGGTCTAGTAAAATCTAGTGCTTCATCACagttaaataaaaaggatattgataatgaCTCATTTCATCCTTTATTTATGGTGTTTGATATTCTATATTTAAATGGGTCTTCTTTAATCGATTTACCATTGTTTAAGAGAAAGGAATTTCTAAATACTGTTTTAACCCCGTATAAAGATTATGTTGAAATCCTGAGTTCTATAAGATGTACTGATAGTATACAAATCAAGAAAGGACTTGATGCAGCTATTAGTGTAGGATCTGAAGGTATTGTGttaaaacaatatatatctaaatatATACCAAATGCCAGACATAACAATTGGATTAAAGTTAAACCAGAAtatttagaagaatttgGTGAAAATATGGATTTAATCGTCATTGGACGAGATTCTGGTAAAAAAGATTGTCTAATTTGTGGTATATTAGTAACCGAGGAGAAACAAGAATTAAGTGAAAATATGAAAAGAGAATCAGAGATTGAAATTATATCCGATAGTGGTGATGACGATTTAGATACTAAGCCATCTCAAGGGattaaaaaagtaatatcCTTTTGTACAATTGCAAATGGATTATCACAAAACGAATTAAAGGAAATCAATCGCATTACTAGAGGTGCttggaaaaattacaataatGAAACGCCGCCAATAGATGTTCTAGAATTTGGAACTAAGAAACCGGTAGAATGGATTTATCCGCAGGATTCTGTGGTTTTAGAAATCAAAGCTAGATCTCTTGACCGAACAGACCAAACCCAATATAAATATGCGACTGGATGCACATTATATGGTGGATATTGTAGACAAATCCGTCAAGATAAGGATTGGACTTCTTGTTACACATTGCATGACCTAActtataatgaaattaagagacatgaaaaaaagaataaaaataaacaaactTTGATCAGATCTTATAGTAGAAAGAAGAGCAAGATTATTTCACCAGCAGGTATGCTTCCAAATGGTACTGATTTGCGTCTAATCTCAGATTTATTTCATGGACTATACTTTTACATTATATCAGACTATATACCTGATTCTGATGCTCAACGTATTGATAGAGAAGATATTTGCtctttaattataaaaaatggtGGAAGAGTCATCTATAATGTGATAGCTAAAACCTACACTATTTCAAAGCTAAGAATATTGAGTTCCAAATCTACAATCGAGTGCACAGATCTTGTAAGAAGAGGCTATGACGTAATAAATTTGAGCTGGTTGTTCGATTGTCTTCAAGCGGGAGTTATCTTGCCCCTAGAGCCGGCACATTGTTTATTCGTCTCGAATGAGTTGTTAGCTATAGCTACGGATAGAATAGATAAATTTGGTGATAGTTATGAAGCTACACTTATTGATTcgaaattattgaaattgcTTGactcaaatattaataaggTAAATCGTTCAAATAGTAATCTACTTCTGATTAATAAGGATGAAGGAGTGGACTCTAtaccaatatttttatttaccaatcgtaaatttttcttgattaAAGAGGATATTTTATTAGGTGACCGTGACACtcttatatttcaaattaaattatatggTGGTTCTTTGGTAACAAAGCTAGAGGattgtaatattattgtagGAGTTTGCGGATCACAAttagtaaataaaaagCTTGGTGATCTTCGATGTAAGTTAGTAAAGCAATATGTTGATGCAAATTTCCCACAGCCAATTCCCCGTGCCGTGAATGTTTCCTGGATCACTGAATCAATTAAAGCAGGATACCAACTTTCACCAGAAGATTATCctattttataa
- the TBLA0G01050 gene encoding uncharacterized protein (similar to Saccharomyces cerevisiae SGT2 (YOR007C); ancestral locus Anc_6.21): MSYSNKDIANLLVDFLSTAIEKKAVSSDNADSLNVAIDCITEAFEFEKDDVKSTLASKFGGKSLTELLDAATNAKGRSSSPEDIKVSISDKDEEEDKELAAKAEALKLEGNKAMAAKDYNLAVEKYNAAIKLVPTKAVYYANRAAAYSSQEKYDEAIKDAESAIKVEPNWSKGYSRLGFAKFAQGKSQEALEAYKKALEVDGDKATDIMKRDYETAKKKVEQSLNVEKSATPSASASASASAGGMPDMASMLGGGLGSFLNNPQIMQAAQQMMSNPRAMEQMESMMQNPSIRQMAENLSSGSSEGMGDFMNNPAIREMASNLFGGAGAGAGADSNGANSSANAGKDADKN, encoded by the coding sequence atgtCTTATTCCAATAAAGATATTGCCAATCTATTAGTGGATTTTTTATCTACtgctattgaaaaaaaggCTGTTTCTTCTGATAATGCTGATTCTTTAAACGTGGCAATTGATTGTATAACTGAAGcctttgaatttgaaaaagacGATGTCAAATCAACTTTAGCCTCTAAATTTGGTGGCAAATCATTGactgaattattagatgcCGCCACAAACGCCAAGGGAAGATCTTCATCACCAGAAGATATCAAAGTTTCAATCTCCGAcaaagatgaagaagaagataagGAATTGGCTGCTAAAGCTGAAGCTTTAAAATTGGAAGGTAATAAAGCTATGGCTGCTAAAGATTATAATTTAGCtgtagaaaaatataacgCTGCCATCAAATTGGTCCCAACAAAGGCTGTTTATTATGCTAATAGAGCAGCAGCATATTCTTCACAAGAAAAATACGATGAAGCTATTAAGGATGCTGAATCAGCCATTAAAGTTGAACCAAATTGGTCTAAAGGTTACTCTAGATTAGGTTTTGCCAAATTCGCCCAAGGTAAATCCCAAGAAGCTCTGGAAGCTTATAAGAAAGCTTTAGAAGTTGATGGTGATAAAGCTACTGATATTATGAAGAGAGATTATGAAACTGCGAAGAAAAAAGTCGAACAATCCTTAAACGTTGAAAAGAGTGCCACTCCAAGTGCTTCTGCCTCTGCTTCTGCCTCTGCTGGTGGTATGCCAGATATGGCTTCCATGTTAGGTGGTGGTTTGGGTAGTTTCTTAAATAACCCACAAATCATGCAAGCTGCTCAACAAATGATGTCTAACCCAAGAGCCATGGAACAAATGGAAAGCATGATGCAAAACCCAAGCATCAGACAGATGGCTGAAAACTTGAGTTCAGGCTCTAGTGAAGGTATGGGCGATTTCATGAATAACCCAGCCATTAGAGAAATGGCTAGCAACTTATTCGGTGGTGCTGGTGCTGGTGCTGGTGCTGACTCCAATGGCGCTAACAGTAGCGCTAATGCCGGTAAAGATGCTGACAAGAATTAG
- the HMRA1 gene encoding Hmra1p (similar to Saccharomyces cerevisiae HMRA1 (YCR097W)) encodes MSAQQKRLQMLSQTLEELLESCEKEDITNIEGRVLNNEMNNEPDQIDRNIRIMYDNYKNSFERIKQCIDRTTLNKTTKKQLTTKIQKSYRCRVDEMVIRLDPEATCKEPINPQTHVFTSSTRKQLPKEAKEFLERVFKKQHTLNSKEREAVAKQCGISPIQVRVWFINKRMRSK; translated from the exons ATGTCAGCACAACAAAAGAGACTTCAGATGTTAAGTCAAACTCTAGAAGAACTTTTAGAGTCTTGTGAGAAAGAAGATATCACCAATATAGAAGGTCGAGTccttaataatgaaatgaatAATGAACCAGACCAAATAGATCGAAATATCAGAATAATGTATGACAACTATAAGAATAGTTTTGAAAGGATAAAACAA TGCATCGACAGAACAACGTTAAACAAAACTACCAAGAAACAACTAACGACCAAAATACAGAAAAGTTATCGATGTAGAGTAGATGAAATGGTGATCAGGCTAGACCCTGAAGCTACTTGTAAGGAACCAATAAATCCACAGACTCACGTATTTACATCGAGTACTAGGAAACAACTCCCTAAGGAAGCCAAAGAATTTCTAGAGCGAGTATTTAAGAAACAACATACATTAAACTCAAAGGAAAGAGAAGCAGTAGCAAAACAATGTGGTATCTCTCCAATACAAGTGAGAGTCTGG TTTATAAACAAACGAATGCGCTCGAAATGA